The Vicia villosa cultivar HV-30 ecotype Madison, WI linkage group LG1, Vvil1.0, whole genome shotgun sequence genome includes a region encoding these proteins:
- the LOC131643896 gene encoding uncharacterized protein LOC131643896 — MKEGEKLDSFLGRTLSVVNKMKSNGENMEQSTVVSKILRSLTSKFNYVVCSIEESNDLSILTIDELHGSLLVHEQRMQEHQVEEHVLKVAHDDRFGRGRGG; from the coding sequence ATGAAAGAAGGAGAGAAGCTGGATAGCTTTCTAGGAAGAACCCTCAGTGTGGTGAACAAGATGAAATCAAATGGTGAAAACATGGAGCAAAGCACGGTGGTCAGTAAGATACTTAGATCATTGACTTCTAAATTCAATTATGTTGTATGTTCGATAGAGGAGTCAAATGATTTAAGCATCTTAACCATTGATGAACTCCATGGAAGTCTTCTTGTTCATGAACAAAGGATGCAGGAACATCAAGTGGAGGAACATGTGTTGAAAGTTGCTCATGATGACAGAtttggaagaggaagaggaggaTGA